The following are encoded in a window of Pelagicoccus sp. SDUM812003 genomic DNA:
- a CDS encoding response regulator, with the protein MPNAFKKLTGLFKRNPASKPGASPSRRNIGEMQHRLHLLEQAVEQSPVSIVITNQDGVIEYVNRAFEQRTGYSACEAIGRTPSILGAGTHSKSFYKKLWRTITEGKVWTGQFNNRKKSGELYWEQATIAPILNESGQIANYVAVKEDITVQRRKDQELRAAYAKVRAAEDAKDAFLNTMSHEFRTPLNAIIGLSSVLKEESSDPTAKAWLSDINSSGEQLLKLNEDLFELTQCYSETDEPFIEDVDILRLVEEVLEQSAEAAQAKGLELRYDLSPELPATIACDPVRVKKILIHLLSNSLKFTSKGYAKLKLDHQILESGRARIRFSVIDSGMGISSDDLDLIFDPFYRVNGDSSNGFQGAGVGLAICRHLAASMQSSIQVKSIPDLGSEFSFAIDSLPVKDAPSVFAQFRSRELMNHLICTTLQESSLAQHLCIAAKVCSFNLESVDSEHILQTLKNGGIDLAFIDPDQLDADTFAELQSSSLPIYWVNERELPLPFSEAMRLIGQIPKQEPEQAPNPVDSPAARNEASAHKAALLPADSLRILVVDDISLNLKVATMTLKHLGFAADTANGGREFIQKVCQNQYDLVLLDLLMPDINGLDAFKELRDHPPSHGLPKIVALTANTQECTREQCLTAGMDGFMTKPIDRSKIKRCLETHFQSADGSEPESETEPALASHDASASPTQQTPSQHASDSMIEVESTTEPELLDQSHIDEICFEMDRDSAIAVLTECYQSLARDFENQLREIEQACAQKDVEALIPVVHGLKGAVASLGWQRSAQLYERSLKALRANRFSDYETFPQAISKDFQLSSAAMKHYMGCL; encoded by the coding sequence ATGCCGAACGCCTTCAAGAAACTGACCGGTCTCTTCAAACGAAATCCCGCATCCAAGCCGGGAGCCAGCCCATCGCGTCGCAACATCGGCGAGATGCAGCATCGGCTTCACCTGCTGGAGCAAGCGGTGGAACAGTCGCCCGTTTCCATCGTCATCACCAACCAGGATGGCGTCATCGAATACGTCAACCGCGCCTTCGAGCAACGAACCGGCTACTCCGCCTGCGAAGCCATCGGTCGGACCCCTAGCATCCTCGGAGCCGGCACGCACAGCAAGTCCTTCTACAAGAAGCTCTGGCGCACCATCACCGAAGGGAAGGTCTGGACCGGGCAATTCAACAATCGGAAAAAATCCGGCGAGCTCTACTGGGAGCAGGCCACCATCGCCCCCATTTTGAACGAATCCGGGCAAATCGCGAACTACGTGGCGGTGAAGGAGGACATCACCGTGCAGCGCCGGAAGGACCAGGAGCTGCGCGCCGCCTACGCCAAAGTCAGAGCCGCGGAAGACGCCAAGGACGCCTTTCTCAATACCATGAGCCACGAGTTCCGCACTCCGCTCAACGCCATCATCGGACTGAGCTCGGTGCTCAAGGAAGAGTCCTCCGATCCCACCGCCAAAGCCTGGCTCTCGGACATCAACTCCAGCGGGGAGCAGCTGCTCAAGCTCAACGAGGACCTTTTCGAGCTCACCCAATGCTACAGCGAGACCGACGAACCGTTCATCGAAGACGTCGACATTCTCCGCCTGGTGGAAGAGGTGCTGGAGCAAAGCGCCGAAGCCGCTCAAGCCAAAGGCCTCGAGCTGCGCTACGACCTATCCCCAGAGCTTCCCGCCACCATCGCCTGCGATCCGGTGCGCGTAAAGAAGATCCTGATACACCTGCTCTCCAATTCCCTGAAGTTCACCTCCAAGGGATACGCCAAGCTCAAGCTCGACCACCAGATTCTCGAAAGCGGGCGGGCGCGTATCCGTTTTTCGGTGATCGACTCAGGCATGGGAATCAGCAGCGACGATCTCGATCTCATCTTCGATCCCTTCTACCGAGTCAATGGAGACTCGAGCAACGGATTCCAAGGCGCGGGAGTGGGGCTTGCCATCTGCCGGCACCTCGCGGCCAGCATGCAAAGCTCGATCCAGGTCAAGAGCATTCCGGATCTGGGAAGCGAGTTCTCCTTCGCCATCGACTCCCTTCCCGTCAAGGACGCGCCGTCGGTTTTCGCCCAGTTCCGCAGCCGGGAGCTGATGAACCATCTGATCTGCACCACGCTGCAGGAGTCCTCCCTCGCCCAGCACCTCTGCATCGCTGCCAAGGTGTGCTCCTTCAACTTGGAGAGCGTCGACAGCGAACACATCCTGCAAACCCTCAAAAACGGGGGCATCGACCTCGCCTTCATCGATCCCGACCAGCTCGACGCCGATACGTTCGCCGAACTCCAATCCAGCTCGCTGCCCATCTACTGGGTAAACGAACGCGAGCTTCCGCTGCCCTTCTCCGAAGCCATGCGCCTGATCGGCCAGATCCCGAAACAGGAGCCCGAGCAAGCCCCCAATCCCGTCGATTCTCCCGCGGCTCGAAACGAGGCCAGCGCCCACAAAGCCGCCCTCCTGCCAGCTGACTCCCTGCGCATCCTAGTGGTGGACGACATCTCGCTCAACTTGAAAGTCGCCACCATGACCCTGAAGCACCTCGGCTTCGCCGCGGATACCGCCAACGGGGGCAGAGAGTTCATACAAAAGGTATGCCAAAATCAATACGACCTCGTGCTGCTCGACCTCCTGATGCCCGACATCAACGGCTTGGACGCCTTCAAGGAGCTTCGCGATCATCCTCCCTCCCACGGCTTGCCCAAAATCGTGGCCCTCACCGCCAACACTCAGGAGTGCACCCGCGAGCAATGCCTGACCGCCGGCATGGACGGATTCATGACCAAGCCGATCGATCGCTCGAAGATCAAACGGTGCTTGGAAACGCACTTCCAAAGCGCGGACGGTAGCGAGCCCGAATCCGAGACCGAGCCAGCTCTCGCCTCCCACGACGCAAGCGCTTCCCCGACCCAGCAAACGCCCTCTCAACACGCGTCTGATTCCATGATCGAGGTCGAATCGACCACCGAACCCGAGCTCTTGGACCAATCTCACATCGACGAAATCTGCTTCGAGATGGATCGCGATTCCGCGATCGCTGTGCTCACCGAGTGCTACCAGTCGCTCGCTCGCGACTTCGAAAATCAGCTTCGAGAGATAGAGCAAGCCTGCGCCCAAAAGGACGTGGAAGCCCTCATCCCGGTGGTGCACGGATTGAAAGGGGCCGTGGCATCGCTTGGCTGGCAACGGTCCGCCCAGCTCTACGAACGCTCCCTCAAAGCCCTCAGAGCTAACCGCTTCAGCGACTACGAGACCTTTCCCCAAGCCATCTCAAAGGACTTTCAGCTGTCTTCCGCAGCCATGAAACACTACATGGGTTGCCTGTAG
- a CDS encoding response regulator: MKKVLVVDDFASVRIYHSNLIRHMGYVAIEAADGDAASKILSSTDIDLVLLDLYMPNKDGRSVIETLGQGSRRKPPVIVITSESERFGSNQLSTLPVQSVISKPVRPAALKEAIMLAIGNN, encoded by the coding sequence ATGAAAAAAGTTCTCGTCGTTGACGACTTCGCAAGCGTTCGCATCTACCACAGCAACCTGATTCGCCACATGGGGTACGTCGCCATCGAAGCGGCTGACGGCGACGCGGCTTCGAAGATCCTTTCCTCGACCGACATCGACCTGGTCTTGCTCGACCTCTATATGCCGAACAAAGACGGCCGCAGCGTCATCGAAACACTCGGACAAGGATCGCGCCGCAAGCCGCCTGTCATCGTCATCACTTCGGAATCTGAACGCTTCGGCTCCAACCAGCTCTCCACCCTTCCCGTCCAGAGCGTGATCTCAAAACCCGTGCGCCCCGCGGCGCTGAAAGAAGCCATCATGCTAGCGATCGGCAACAACTAG
- a CDS encoding DUF3450 family protein yields MLRFKTLQTAAFLLGLLPLTSQQTVGAPDIEQARNLVSEWVEVEKLISEEASSWEAEKEIVADMIALLKQERESLQERIELAKTASSEADKKRAGLVEEREEYIAAMDFLGERIGAVEERIIALHAKFPPPLQEEVSVSFNRIPKSGEKSRLSVSQRLQTIVVVLSQADKFNGGVQLISKIQELESGPAEVDILYFGLGGAFFQDKTGRYAGVGYPSSDGWEWKETPDAAEQIVDLFAVYQGTKQAEFVRLPVTIK; encoded by the coding sequence GTGCTAAGATTCAAAACCCTTCAGACGGCGGCCTTCCTGCTAGGCCTGTTGCCATTAACATCACAGCAGACGGTCGGTGCTCCGGATATCGAGCAAGCCCGAAATCTGGTATCGGAATGGGTCGAAGTCGAAAAACTGATCTCCGAGGAGGCTTCCAGTTGGGAGGCCGAGAAGGAGATCGTGGCCGACATGATCGCTCTTCTGAAACAGGAGAGGGAATCTCTGCAGGAGCGTATCGAACTTGCCAAGACAGCGTCATCCGAAGCGGACAAGAAGCGAGCCGGACTGGTGGAGGAACGCGAGGAGTACATCGCCGCCATGGATTTTCTCGGCGAGAGGATTGGCGCGGTAGAGGAGAGGATCATCGCGTTGCACGCGAAATTTCCACCGCCTTTGCAGGAAGAGGTGAGCGTATCCTTCAATCGAATACCCAAATCAGGAGAGAAGTCGCGACTCTCAGTATCGCAGCGCTTGCAGACCATCGTAGTCGTGTTGAGTCAAGCCGACAAGTTCAACGGTGGCGTTCAACTCATTTCAAAAATCCAGGAGCTGGAGAGCGGACCGGCTGAAGTGGATATCCTCTATTTCGGTCTCGGAGGAGCTTTCTTTCAGGATAAGACGGGAAGGTATGCAGGAGTTGGATACCCTTCTTCGGACGGCTGGGAGTGGAAGGAAACTCCGGACGCTGCGGAGCAGATCGTGGATCTGTTCGCGGTCTATCAAGGCACCAAGCAGGCGGAGTTCGTTCGTTTGCCTGTAACTATCAAATAG
- the araD gene encoding L-ribulose-5-phosphate 4-epimerase AraD: protein MSKYQDLKEACCEANKQLPKLGIVDITFGNVSVVDRSLGVMAIKPSGVDYDDLTPDCMVVIDYEAKPDANHELDLEKAKIEGDLRPSSDTPTHMRLYQAFGDIGSVVHTHSRNATAFAQAGMAIPCMGTTHADYFYGEVPVSRVMTPEEISRHYEWETGNVIVERFKDLDPNQVNAILFNGHAPFIWGKNAKKAVEIAFALEVIAEMTMKSLMLRPNALHLTQAQLDKHYLRKHGAGAYYGQK, encoded by the coding sequence ATGAGCAAGTACCAAGACTTGAAGGAGGCGTGCTGCGAGGCCAACAAGCAGCTTCCTAAGCTCGGTATCGTCGACATCACCTTCGGGAACGTTTCCGTGGTGGATCGTTCTCTCGGTGTGATGGCGATCAAGCCGAGCGGCGTGGACTACGACGATCTGACGCCCGACTGCATGGTGGTCATCGACTACGAGGCCAAGCCCGATGCAAACCACGAGCTGGACCTGGAGAAGGCTAAGATCGAAGGCGACCTGCGTCCGTCCTCGGATACGCCCACTCACATGCGTTTGTATCAGGCCTTTGGTGACATCGGTTCCGTGGTGCATACCCACTCGCGAAACGCCACCGCCTTCGCTCAAGCAGGCATGGCGATCCCTTGCATGGGAACCACGCATGCCGACTACTTCTACGGCGAGGTGCCAGTGTCACGCGTCATGACTCCCGAGGAAATCTCCCGCCACTACGAGTGGGAGACGGGCAACGTCATAGTGGAACGCTTCAAGGACCTCGACCCGAATCAGGTCAACGCCATCCTCTTCAACGGCCACGCTCCCTTCATTTGGGGCAAGAATGCCAAGAAGGCGGTGGAAATCGCTTTCGCTCTGGAGGTGATCGCCGAGATGACGATGAAGTCGCTGATGCTGCGCCCGAACGCGCTGCATCTGACCCAAGCTCAGCTCGACAAGCACTACCTGCGCAAGCACGGCGCCGGCGCCTACTACGGCCAGAAGTAG
- a CDS encoding LacI family DNA-binding transcriptional regulator: MQDIADALGYSKNAVSLALRNRPEIPYATREKIRQKAEEMGYQTNPVVSRLMAELRSSQTPKFQAKLALINANENRNALDHHPTIPAYVRGCERRAFQLGYSFDRFWLHDPEFSAKRVLQILDARNIRGIVVVGLMGQNQLPKSYIPVWDAIPTVVTGVRTRQPALSYACVDHHHLALRAVERVVSRGYKRPALIVDQSIDDLVQGRFSAGFMVGQKLLAKKNRIDPFLEYKKAKKDPSLFKAWMDKNKPDAVLTLYNSIHTWLVEMGFKIPEDIAFAQLERRPSHPDMAGMNQHNDVAGEAAVEMVISQINNNEQGIPDFPRATLIGATWQDGATIRS, translated from the coding sequence ATGCAGGACATAGCGGACGCCTTGGGCTATTCCAAGAACGCAGTTTCGCTCGCGCTGAGAAACCGCCCCGAAATCCCCTACGCCACTCGCGAGAAGATCCGGCAGAAGGCCGAGGAGATGGGCTATCAGACCAATCCCGTGGTGTCGCGTCTGATGGCGGAGCTGCGCTCCAGCCAGACTCCAAAGTTTCAAGCCAAGCTGGCTTTGATCAACGCCAACGAGAACCGCAACGCTCTCGACCATCACCCCACCATTCCGGCCTACGTGCGCGGCTGCGAGCGACGCGCCTTTCAGCTGGGCTATTCCTTCGATCGCTTTTGGCTGCACGATCCGGAGTTCTCGGCCAAGCGGGTTCTGCAGATTCTGGACGCGCGCAACATTCGCGGAATCGTGGTGGTGGGACTGATGGGGCAAAACCAGCTGCCGAAGTCCTATATACCTGTTTGGGACGCCATCCCTACCGTTGTGACCGGAGTGCGCACGCGGCAGCCCGCCCTGTCCTACGCCTGCGTGGACCACCACCATCTCGCCTTGAGGGCGGTGGAGCGGGTGGTCTCTCGCGGCTACAAGCGCCCTGCCCTCATCGTCGACCAGTCGATCGACGACCTCGTGCAAGGCCGTTTCTCCGCAGGTTTCATGGTCGGTCAAAAGCTGCTGGCCAAAAAGAACCGTATCGATCCTTTCCTCGAGTACAAGAAGGCCAAGAAGGACCCGAGCCTCTTCAAGGCGTGGATGGACAAAAACAAGCCCGACGCGGTGCTTACCCTCTACAATTCCATCCACACCTGGCTGGTCGAGATGGGATTCAAGATCCCGGAGGACATCGCCTTCGCGCAGCTGGAACGCCGCCCTTCCCATCCAGACATGGCCGGCATGAATCAGCACAACGACGTGGCCGGCGAGGCCGCGGTGGAAATGGTGATCAGCCAGATCAACAACAACGAGCAAGGCATTCCCGACTTTCCGCGAGCCACCTTGATCGGAGCCACGTGGCAAGACGGAGCGACCATCCGCAGCTGA
- a CDS encoding ribulokinase — MAYTIGIDYGSNSVRSIVVRCSDGTEIATSVFNYPSGELGILLDSDDHHLARQHPGDYVAGLETSVRDALADAAKNDESFSSEKVIGLGVDTTGSSPIPVDSNNIALATQDAWKGNLAAECWLWKDHTSVKEAQKITELGREHRPQFLAKCGNTYSSEWFWAKIWHCLNIAPEVFEAAYSWVELCDWVPSLLAGVKDPKAVKRGICAAGHKALYSDDWNGLPDKEFLSMLNPKLADLRDRLYEKAYDASEKAGDLCEEWATRLGLPAGIPIAIGEFDVHYGAIGAGVEEGVLVKVLGTSTCDCAVVSGEKDVADIPGICGIVPGAILPGFYGIEAGQSAVGDIFAWFVNRVLGDDSKHGELTKKADELAPGESGLLALDWNNGNRTILVDPLLSGLLLGQTLHTTQSEIYRALIEATAFGARMILERIEEYGVPVSKVVCAGGIAEKNPMLMQIYADITGRDMLISRSSQTCALGSAISAAVQAGSAAGGYDDFKTAQEKMSGLKDVCFKPEPKSQAVYEKLFALYKKLHDAFGGVSTESLAPVMKELLEIKEAARSKKA, encoded by the coding sequence ATGGCATACACTATTGGAATTGACTACGGTTCGAATTCCGTTCGCAGCATCGTAGTTCGCTGCAGTGACGGCACAGAGATCGCGACCTCCGTGTTTAACTATCCGTCTGGCGAGCTTGGCATCTTGCTCGACTCGGATGACCACCACCTGGCCCGCCAGCACCCTGGCGACTACGTGGCGGGTTTGGAGACCAGCGTGCGTGACGCTCTGGCGGACGCGGCCAAAAACGACGAGTCGTTTTCGTCGGAAAAGGTGATCGGGCTGGGAGTCGATACGACGGGTTCGAGTCCTATCCCTGTGGACTCCAACAACATCGCCTTGGCGACGCAGGATGCTTGGAAGGGCAATCTCGCCGCGGAGTGCTGGCTTTGGAAGGACCATACCAGCGTCAAGGAGGCGCAGAAGATCACCGAGCTCGGCCGCGAGCATCGTCCTCAGTTTCTCGCCAAATGCGGCAACACCTATTCCTCCGAGTGGTTCTGGGCCAAGATCTGGCACTGCCTTAACATCGCTCCCGAGGTGTTCGAAGCGGCCTACAGCTGGGTGGAGCTCTGCGATTGGGTCCCCTCGCTGCTGGCGGGCGTGAAGGATCCCAAGGCGGTCAAGCGCGGCATTTGCGCCGCCGGTCACAAGGCCTTGTACTCGGACGATTGGAACGGTCTTCCGGACAAGGAGTTCCTCTCCATGCTGAACCCGAAGCTCGCGGATCTAAGGGATCGACTTTACGAAAAAGCGTACGACGCCAGCGAGAAGGCGGGCGACCTTTGCGAAGAATGGGCCACTCGTCTCGGTTTGCCGGCCGGCATCCCCATCGCCATCGGCGAGTTCGACGTTCACTACGGAGCCATCGGCGCCGGCGTGGAGGAAGGCGTTCTGGTTAAGGTGCTCGGCACTTCCACTTGCGACTGCGCAGTGGTCTCGGGCGAGAAGGACGTAGCGGACATTCCCGGCATCTGCGGCATCGTTCCCGGGGCGATTCTCCCAGGCTTCTACGGCATCGAAGCGGGGCAGTCCGCGGTGGGCGACATTTTCGCGTGGTTCGTGAATCGCGTGCTCGGCGACGACAGCAAGCATGGCGAGTTGACGAAAAAGGCCGACGAGCTCGCCCCGGGCGAGAGCGGATTGCTGGCCCTGGATTGGAACAACGGAAACCGCACCATCCTGGTCGATCCGCTGCTTTCTGGCCTGTTGCTTGGTCAGACCTTGCACACCACGCAATCTGAGATCTATCGCGCTCTCATCGAGGCGACCGCCTTCGGCGCTCGTATGATTCTCGAGCGTATCGAAGAATACGGCGTGCCGGTGAGCAAGGTGGTTTGCGCCGGCGGCATCGCGGAAAAGAATCCTATGCTGATGCAGATCTACGCCGACATCACTGGCCGCGACATGCTGATCTCCCGCAGCTCCCAGACCTGCGCTCTCGGCTCGGCCATTTCAGCTGCGGTCCAAGCGGGCAGCGCTGCGGGTGGATACGACGATTTCAAGACCGCCCAGGAGAAGATGTCCGGGCTCAAGGATGTCTGCTTCAAGCCGGAACCGAAGAGCCAAGCCGTCTACGAGAAGCTTTTTGCGTTGTATAAGAAACTTCATGACGCCTTCGGCGGCGTGTCCACCGAATCGTTGGCGCCAGTGATGAAGGAGCTTCTCGAAATCAAGGAAGCTGCTCGTTCCAAGAAAGCTTAG
- the araA gene encoding L-arabinose isomerase translates to MIDLSNKELWFVTGSQHLYGEETLKQVASNSQEIAGALNNASAIPVSVVFKTVGETSETIRDICQEANNAKECIGLVIWCHTFSPAKMWIGGLKALKKPFVHLHTQFNRDLPWSEIDMDYMNLHQSAHGDREFGFICARMRIDRKVVVGHWQDPEVQQQIGNWSRAAAAHASMQGARICRIGDNMREVSVTEGDKVAAEQVLGYSVNGYGVGDVVAYVDAVSDAEVDALCATYESEYDVAPELLEGGAKRESLRDGARIELGLRKFLEERNAVGFTTTFEDLHGLKQLPGLAVQRLMMDGYGFGAEGDWKSAALLRTMKVMEQGLEGGTSFMEDYTYHLDPAGTKVLGSHMLEICPSIAQGKPKLECHPLGIGGKEDPVRLVFNVGEGSAVNATIIDLGDRFRFVVNEVDVVAPDADLPKLPVARAVWQPKPDFKTSAACWIQAGGSHHPIFSKALPTECLVDYATIAGIELVLIDEKSTVAQVKNELRFNDVAYKK, encoded by the coding sequence ATGATAGATCTCTCGAATAAAGAACTTTGGTTTGTGACTGGGTCTCAGCACCTTTATGGTGAGGAAACCCTAAAACAGGTAGCATCGAACTCGCAGGAAATCGCGGGGGCGCTCAACAACGCTTCCGCGATTCCTGTGAGTGTCGTTTTTAAGACGGTAGGTGAAACCTCCGAAACCATTCGCGACATTTGCCAGGAGGCGAACAACGCCAAGGAGTGTATCGGTCTGGTGATCTGGTGCCACACCTTCTCGCCCGCCAAGATGTGGATCGGCGGCTTGAAGGCCCTCAAGAAGCCGTTCGTGCACCTGCACACGCAGTTCAACCGCGACCTGCCATGGAGCGAAATCGACATGGACTATATGAACTTGCACCAGTCCGCCCACGGCGACCGCGAGTTCGGCTTCATCTGCGCCCGCATGCGCATCGACCGCAAGGTTGTCGTCGGCCATTGGCAGGACCCCGAAGTGCAGCAGCAGATCGGAAACTGGTCCCGCGCCGCCGCCGCTCACGCTTCCATGCAAGGCGCCCGCATTTGCCGCATCGGCGACAACATGCGTGAAGTTTCCGTCACCGAAGGTGATAAGGTCGCGGCGGAGCAAGTGCTTGGGTATTCCGTAAACGGATACGGAGTGGGCGACGTGGTCGCCTACGTGGACGCGGTCAGCGATGCCGAAGTCGACGCTCTCTGCGCCACCTACGAATCTGAATACGACGTCGCTCCCGAATTGCTCGAAGGCGGCGCCAAGCGCGAGTCTCTTCGCGACGGAGCCCGCATCGAGCTCGGTCTGCGCAAGTTCCTCGAAGAACGCAACGCAGTCGGCTTCACCACCACTTTCGAAGACCTGCACGGTCTCAAGCAACTGCCAGGCTTGGCAGTGCAACGCCTCATGATGGACGGCTACGGCTTCGGCGCCGAAGGCGACTGGAAGTCCGCGGCGTTGCTCCGTACCATGAAAGTCATGGAGCAAGGGCTCGAAGGCGGCACTTCCTTCATGGAAGACTACACCTACCATCTCGACCCGGCCGGCACGAAGGTGCTCGGTTCGCACATGCTGGAGATCTGTCCGTCCATCGCTCAGGGCAAGCCCAAGCTGGAGTGCCACCCGCTCGGAATCGGCGGCAAGGAGGATCCGGTTCGTCTCGTTTTCAACGTAGGCGAAGGGTCCGCGGTCAACGCAACGATCATCGACCTTGGCGATCGTTTCCGTTTCGTGGTGAACGAAGTCGATGTGGTCGCTCCCGACGCGGACCTGCCCAAGCTGCCAGTGGCTCGCGCCGTGTGGCAGCCCAAGCCGGATTTCAAGACCTCCGCAGCATGCTGGATCCAGGCCGGCGGCTCCCATCACCCGATCTTCAGCAAGGCCCTGCCGACCGAGTGCTTGGTGGACTACGCGACCATCGCTGGCATCGAGCTGGTTTTGATCGATGAGAAGAGCACCGTCGCTCAGGTGAAAAACGAACTTCGTTTCAACGACGTCGCTTACAAGAAGTAG
- a CDS encoding MotA/TolQ/ExbB proton channel family protein — protein MKSLIPSIVLFGLAVSPCALAQNSLDSAVGSVEKSIETSLSELSELRSTISSEKAPLAKELNSLNAEVSELRKEFEKESRASDAKSLDLNSLEVNVKQRQDEVDYVVSLMTEYITNIESRADSSELDEYQPTIDATLLAVDDPELERLMVIEAQLEAIQMGIERVDSVIGGKVFEGAAVTESGELEQGSFVLFGPVAYFASNSGASGLSMAGKSGQPAIIPIEGANGSISEVASSKSGALPLDPTLGKAIAIASTEETLTEHILKGGVWVFPILGFALVSLLVSVFKLFELSSVKGLPDGVIAKVVKLLRKGEVESARHEANSLSGPSGELVKVGVANASEPKELLEEILLEKMVATQPKIERLLSVIAVTAATAPLLGLLGTVTGMINTFKLITIFGTGDAKSLSGGISEALITTEFGLVVAIPSLIFHAYLARRAKSIMAAMERSAMSFVNGVKATSD, from the coding sequence ATGAAGTCCCTGATTCCATCAATCGTCCTTTTCGGACTTGCCGTCTCCCCGTGCGCCTTGGCGCAGAATTCCTTGGATAGCGCCGTCGGGTCGGTCGAGAAATCCATCGAAACCTCGCTAAGCGAACTTTCGGAGCTGCGCTCGACCATCTCGTCGGAAAAGGCGCCGCTTGCCAAGGAGCTCAACAGTCTGAACGCCGAGGTGAGCGAGCTGCGCAAGGAGTTCGAAAAGGAGTCGCGAGCCAGCGATGCAAAGAGCTTGGACCTCAATTCTCTCGAGGTGAACGTGAAGCAGCGTCAGGACGAGGTGGACTACGTGGTCAGTCTGATGACCGAATACATCACCAACATCGAGTCGCGGGCCGATTCCAGTGAGTTGGATGAATACCAGCCGACCATCGACGCTACGCTGCTGGCGGTTGACGACCCGGAGTTGGAGCGATTGATGGTGATCGAAGCTCAGCTCGAAGCGATCCAGATGGGAATCGAACGGGTTGATTCGGTGATTGGGGGCAAGGTCTTCGAGGGAGCGGCGGTCACGGAGAGCGGCGAGCTCGAGCAGGGATCGTTCGTACTGTTCGGCCCTGTGGCATATTTCGCTTCGAACTCCGGAGCCAGCGGTCTCTCCATGGCTGGCAAATCAGGCCAGCCAGCCATCATTCCCATCGAAGGGGCCAACGGGAGCATCAGCGAAGTCGCCTCCAGCAAGTCGGGAGCGCTGCCGCTCGATCCGACTTTGGGCAAGGCGATCGCCATCGCTTCCACCGAAGAGACTTTGACCGAGCATATTCTAAAGGGAGGCGTATGGGTTTTTCCGATACTGGGCTTCGCTCTGGTTTCTCTTCTGGTTTCGGTTTTCAAGCTCTTCGAACTCTCGTCGGTCAAGGGGCTGCCGGACGGTGTCATCGCCAAAGTGGTCAAGTTGCTGCGCAAGGGCGAGGTGGAATCCGCTCGGCATGAAGCGAACAGTCTTTCTGGTCCAAGCGGAGAGCTGGTGAAAGTCGGTGTAGCGAACGCCTCCGAGCCTAAGGAGCTTTTGGAGGAAATCCTTTTGGAGAAGATGGTGGCCACTCAGCCGAAGATCGAGCGCCTGCTATCCGTCATCGCCGTCACCGCCGCCACCGCTCCTTTGCTGGGTCTGCTCGGTACGGTGACCGGCATGATCAATACCTTCAAGCTGATCACCATCTTTGGAACCGGAGACGCCAAGTCGCTCTCCGGCGGTATTTCCGAGGCGCTGATCACCACGGAATTCGGTCTGGTGGTAGCGATACCGTCCTTGATTTTCCATGCCTACCTGGCTCGGCGCGCCAAATCGATCATGGCCGCCATGGAGCGTTCCGCCATGTCGTTCGTAAACGGAGTCAAGGCCACAAGCGATTAA